Within the Cetobacterium somerae ATCC BAA-474 genome, the region TTTTTTAACAGATTTAGCAGGTGGAACTCCGTTTTCAACAGCAGTAACTTTGTCTCAAAATATGAAAAATATATATGTATTGGGTGGTATAAATATTCCTACAATTTTAGCAGCAATAGAATATAGAGATGAAGAAAGTCTAGAAAAAGCAATAGTTGATATAATAAATCATGGAAAAGAATCTATAGTTATATTTGAAAAAAAAGAGCTAAATGATAATTTTCAAATTGAAGATGGAATATAGTATTAAAAAGTCTTAGAAATTATCTAAGACTTTTTTCATAAAAATAATTGACAAAATAAAAAAAATTAACTATAATCATTTTAACTGGTATGTACCAGTAAAAAAATATTGGGGTGGTACATAATGAAAT harbors:
- a CDS encoding PTS sugar transporter subunit IIA; amino-acid sequence: MFKIIVSGHGEFASAIEKTLEYIIGKQENIEYINFNNGMGTKELEKRYTESLLKNGDRETLFLTDLAGGTPFSTAVTLSQNMKNIYVLGGINIPTILAAIEYRDEESLEKAIVDIINHGKESIVIFEKKELNDNFQIEDGI